A stretch of Pseudoclavibacter chungangensis DNA encodes these proteins:
- a CDS encoding glycosyltransferase family 2 protein, which yields MQFDVLPFVVWGLILLVSANSVLWVTSSVVRWVTGVPRRLSGLGERRRARIPTREDVAVLVAAHNEELGIARTVRSAHEHVPRGNVFVASDGSTDATAAIARAVGANVLEVTPNRGKAGALSYAIDHFDLASRFEVVMLLDADTVLSPDYLDTGLPLFARDEVVAVAGTARTAWDPGPSSWLGELLVTHRERMYLVMQFLMKFGQASRFANAVNIVPGFASMYRTRILSQVDIAAPGLVIEDFNMTFEVQAKELGTIAFDPRAARAYTQDPDSLPAYTKQVRRWSLGFWQTLKRHASLPLRFRAFLSLYIVELTFTSLVIVAMPALILLSLVVGFEAVHGPSPLESFAATVPALGLLLGYFAADLFVTIVAFSIDHRPQFLRWVLLLPAVRWLDAVLCLQAAVLSLRGRADGRWQSPTRR from the coding sequence GTGCAGTTCGACGTCCTCCCGTTCGTCGTGTGGGGACTGATCCTCCTCGTGTCGGCGAACTCCGTCCTGTGGGTCACGAGTTCCGTGGTCCGCTGGGTGACGGGCGTCCCGCGGCGACTCTCGGGCCTCGGCGAGCGCCGTCGCGCGCGGATCCCGACGCGCGAGGACGTCGCCGTCCTCGTCGCCGCCCACAACGAGGAGCTCGGGATCGCACGGACCGTGCGCTCGGCCCACGAGCACGTTCCGCGCGGCAACGTGTTCGTCGCGTCCGACGGATCGACCGACGCGACGGCGGCGATCGCCCGGGCGGTCGGCGCGAACGTGCTCGAGGTGACGCCGAACCGCGGGAAGGCGGGGGCGCTCTCGTACGCGATCGATCACTTCGATCTCGCGAGCCGCTTCGAGGTCGTCATGCTGCTCGACGCCGACACCGTCCTGTCCCCCGACTACCTCGACACGGGGCTGCCGCTCTTCGCCCGCGACGAGGTCGTGGCCGTCGCGGGCACCGCGCGCACGGCGTGGGATCCGGGCCCGTCGTCGTGGCTCGGCGAGCTGCTCGTCACGCACCGCGAGCGCATGTACCTCGTGATGCAGTTCCTCATGAAGTTCGGGCAGGCGTCACGGTTCGCGAACGCCGTCAACATCGTGCCTGGGTTCGCGTCGATGTACCGCACGCGGATCCTCTCGCAGGTCGACATCGCCGCGCCCGGGCTCGTCATCGAGGACTTCAACATGACGTTCGAGGTGCAGGCGAAGGAACTCGGCACGATCGCGTTCGATCCTCGGGCGGCACGTGCCTACACGCAGGATCCGGACTCCCTCCCCGCGTACACGAAGCAGGTCCGCCGCTGGAGCCTCGGCTTCTGGCAGACGCTCAAGCGACACGCGAGCCTGCCGCTGCGATTCCGGGCCTTCCTCTCCCTCTATATCGTCGAACTCACGTTCACGTCGCTCGTCATCGTCGCGATGCCGGCGCTCATCCTGCTCTCGCTCGTCGTCGGCTTCGAGGCCGTGCACGGCCCCTCACCGCTCGAGTCGTTCGCCGCGACGGTGCCCGCGCTCGGCCTGCTGCTCGGCTATTTCGCGGCCGACCTGTTCGTGACGATCGTCGCGTTCTCGATCGACCACCGGCCGCAGTTCCTGCGCTGGGTGCTCCTGCTGCCCGCCGTCCGGTGGCTCGACGCGGTCCTGTGCCTGCAGGCCGCGGTGCTCAGCCTCCGCGGGCGGGCGGACGGCCGCTGGCAGAGCCCCACGCGCCGCTGA